In one window of Phycisphaerales bacterium DNA:
- a CDS encoding efflux RND transporter periplasmic adaptor subunit, with the protein MTDISNLRTPAWRRVVEELSAESPNATTFLARLCVVLTRVANARQGSVVIVSASDTQDQGAEEPSIAFAVAAGEAQGGRPAEPRRIDPGQIEHGSWVRSAAAEAVRGGEARVFALGGTSSPMYGAGGDSGAVIAGAIDLPLGGGHKAAICLTIEQRSREATQTTMALVEVLCGYAKLHAARQEAKGAWQSSAALDLAGRLIASINEASGFKGACIQLANDLSRAASADRAAIGWVRGLGDSGVVRVQALSDTEHVDRRLHMVRMLQAAMEECYDQAHAVVYPVPKAPQGAQAEEGEPAVDPTLAAAVTHAHRQLASSDARLKVASLPIRAGERVVGVVTIELSEEDQLEPAKLELLQATLDLVGPVIELRRSDDRPIPQRAWHSMLKSGTWLVGPRHTAWKVAALVALLVLLVVTFVKIPYRVDAQAELLAVHERSVAAPFAGIIAGVPEGIRPGVQVAKGDLLMQLDTTELRESRIDAQASVSSARREADEARKEGDLNAAEQALGRLEQEQARLRYIDTQIERSRIMAPIDGTIVSGDPRRMIGSAINIGEPMFRIASLDQLEVVARVPDSDIGYVSPESVGGFATRARPGERFRFSASSLVPMGQPDEGSNVFELRGSLEDPPGWLRPGMEGIAYIDTGDKRIIWVLSRRLLDTARLWLWY; encoded by the coding sequence GTGACGGATATCTCTAATCTGCGAACGCCCGCGTGGCGGCGTGTGGTCGAGGAACTCTCGGCCGAGTCGCCCAACGCCACGACCTTCCTCGCCCGCCTGTGCGTGGTCCTGACCCGCGTGGCCAACGCCCGCCAAGGGTCGGTGGTCATCGTGTCGGCCAGCGACACGCAGGACCAGGGCGCCGAGGAACCTTCGATCGCGTTCGCCGTCGCCGCCGGTGAAGCGCAGGGAGGCAGGCCGGCCGAACCCCGCCGCATCGATCCCGGGCAGATCGAACACGGCTCGTGGGTGCGTTCGGCTGCGGCAGAAGCCGTTCGTGGCGGCGAGGCCCGCGTGTTCGCACTTGGTGGCACGAGTTCGCCGATGTATGGCGCCGGCGGCGACAGCGGGGCCGTGATTGCGGGCGCGATCGATCTGCCTTTAGGCGGCGGCCACAAGGCGGCTATCTGCCTGACCATCGAGCAACGCTCACGCGAGGCAACGCAGACGACGATGGCGCTCGTCGAAGTCCTGTGCGGCTATGCCAAGTTGCACGCGGCCAGGCAGGAGGCCAAGGGCGCGTGGCAGTCGTCGGCCGCTCTGGATCTGGCGGGCCGGTTGATTGCCTCGATCAACGAGGCCTCGGGCTTCAAGGGCGCGTGCATCCAGCTTGCCAACGACCTCTCACGGGCCGCGTCGGCGGATCGGGCCGCCATCGGCTGGGTACGCGGACTCGGGGATTCGGGCGTGGTCCGCGTCCAGGCGCTGAGCGACACCGAGCACGTCGACCGCCGGCTGCACATGGTGCGGATGCTCCAGGCCGCGATGGAAGAGTGCTACGACCAGGCCCACGCGGTGGTCTACCCCGTCCCAAAGGCGCCCCAGGGCGCCCAAGCCGAAGAGGGCGAGCCGGCCGTCGACCCGACTCTGGCGGCGGCAGTCACCCACGCCCACCGGCAATTGGCGTCCTCTGACGCACGGTTGAAGGTTGCGTCGCTCCCCATTCGCGCGGGCGAGCGCGTGGTGGGCGTGGTCACCATCGAACTCTCCGAAGAAGATCAGCTCGAGCCGGCGAAGCTCGAGTTGTTGCAGGCAACGCTGGACCTCGTTGGGCCCGTCATCGAGCTGCGCCGCAGCGATGATCGTCCAATTCCCCAGCGCGCATGGCACAGCATGCTCAAGAGCGGCACGTGGCTGGTGGGCCCACGGCACACGGCGTGGAAGGTTGCCGCACTGGTTGCCTTGCTTGTCCTACTGGTCGTGACGTTCGTGAAGATTCCCTACCGGGTCGACGCACAAGCCGAGCTGCTTGCGGTGCACGAGCGCTCCGTGGCCGCGCCGTTCGCGGGCATCATCGCCGGCGTGCCTGAAGGCATCCGCCCGGGCGTACAGGTCGCCAAGGGCGATCTGCTCATGCAACTGGACACGACGGAGCTGCGCGAGAGCCGCATCGATGCGCAAGCGTCGGTTTCCTCGGCTCGTCGCGAGGCCGACGAGGCGCGCAAGGAGGGCGACCTGAACGCCGCCGAGCAGGCGCTCGGCCGGCTGGAGCAGGAGCAGGCCAGGTTGCGGTACATCGACACGCAGATCGAGCGATCGCGGATCATGGCTCCGATCGACGGCACGATCGTCTCGGGCGACCCGCGGCGGATGATCGGTTCGGCGATCAATATTGGCGAACCCATGTTCCGCATCGCCAGCCTCGACCAACTCGAGGTCGTCGCGCGCGTGCCGGACAGCGACATTGGTTATGTCTCGCCCGAGAGCGTCGGTGGGTTTGCTACACGCGCCCGGCCCGGCGAGCGGTTCCGCTTCAGCGCGAGCAGCCTGGTGCCCATGGGCCAGCCCGACGAGGGCAGCAACGTGTTCGAACTGCGTGGCTCGCTGGAAGACCCGCCCGGTTGGTTGCGGCCGGGCATGGAGGGCATCGCCTACATCGACACTGGCGACAAGCGGATCATCTGGGTGCTCAGCCGACGGCTGCTCGACACCGCGCGTCTCTGGTTGTGGTATTAA
- a CDS encoding HlyD family efflux transporter periplasmic adaptor subunit, whose amino-acid sequence MTDRPTFSPMWSRVRAMKPRLRSHTQITRQHYRGRRWHVVHDPASNQFYRLTPMAYEFVCLLDGKRTVEETWKLCLEMHGDAAPTQVETVELISQLYNANLLKADDTPETEQLLTRARQRIKKKAIGQAMGIMYFRIRLFNPDAIFTAVEPIVRPILNRWGFLAWCVLLLSAIVALTGEVGALFDTERFQGAIAPANWPWLIVVFIISKIIHESGHGLVCKRFGGQVPELGIMMLVMFPAPFVDASSTWAFPSKWQRMAVGAAGMIFELAAASVAAFVWLSTLDTGGVVNQFAYSAMLTASISTILFNANPLMRFDGYYILSDLLEAPNLMQRAQNLIKYQFQRYMYRIKNAKPPTVQPGERPWLIAYGWAAMAYRVFLFFSITLFVMGQMFGLGLVLAIWTATVWFVMPLGKWTHWLATSPLIADKRGRVVLTSLAAVGLAGLMVGAVPLPDYRRASAVVESEQFTGVFAGSDGFVDEVFVAPGQYVEAGQPIARAENPELLAQLERTMGAFRELEARFRSAMAQDVPVADLMTERRGVLLERLAFLQERVDALTMRAPHAGTIADDPRRLAGQYVQQGAPVCTVVASDDIRIVASMDQRQADWLAAMSFGDDFSAQVRRRTQPEVAYPVTEFERRDAGDRTLPHPALADIGGGQVQTDRRQDQTPRATRPRFIVEMDADFGDKAGRPPLPGERVAVRFALPPRPLLGQWVDRLRQLIQGRIDI is encoded by the coding sequence ATGACTGACCGCCCGACCTTCAGCCCCATGTGGAGCCGCGTGCGTGCGATGAAGCCGCGCCTGCGGAGCCACACCCAGATCACCCGCCAGCACTATCGCGGCCGGCGATGGCACGTGGTGCACGACCCGGCCAGCAACCAGTTCTACCGCCTCACGCCCATGGCGTACGAGTTCGTTTGCCTGCTGGATGGCAAGCGGACGGTCGAAGAGACTTGGAAGCTGTGCCTGGAAATGCACGGCGACGCGGCCCCAACGCAGGTGGAGACCGTCGAGCTGATCAGCCAGCTCTACAACGCGAACCTGCTGAAGGCCGACGACACGCCCGAGACCGAGCAGTTGCTGACCCGGGCCCGCCAGCGCATCAAGAAGAAGGCCATCGGCCAGGCGATGGGCATCATGTACTTCCGCATCCGGCTATTCAATCCGGACGCCATCTTCACGGCCGTCGAGCCCATCGTGCGGCCGATCCTCAACCGCTGGGGCTTCCTTGCCTGGTGCGTGCTGCTGCTGAGCGCCATCGTCGCGCTGACGGGCGAGGTGGGCGCGCTGTTCGACACGGAGCGCTTCCAAGGTGCCATCGCGCCGGCCAACTGGCCGTGGTTGATCGTCGTGTTCATCATCAGCAAGATCATCCACGAGAGCGGGCACGGGCTGGTGTGCAAGCGCTTCGGCGGGCAGGTGCCCGAGCTTGGCATCATGATGCTCGTGATGTTCCCGGCGCCGTTCGTCGATGCGTCGAGCACCTGGGCCTTCCCCAGCAAGTGGCAGCGGATGGCCGTGGGCGCCGCGGGCATGATCTTCGAACTGGCCGCGGCATCGGTCGCCGCGTTTGTGTGGCTCTCGACGCTCGACACCGGCGGCGTGGTGAACCAGTTTGCCTACAGCGCGATGCTCACGGCCAGCATCAGCACCATCCTCTTCAACGCCAACCCGCTCATGCGATTCGATGGATACTACATCCTCAGCGATTTGCTCGAGGCGCCCAACCTCATGCAGCGGGCCCAGAACCTGATCAAGTATCAGTTCCAGCGGTACATGTACCGCATCAAGAACGCCAAGCCCCCCACCGTGCAGCCCGGCGAGCGGCCATGGCTGATCGCCTATGGCTGGGCGGCGATGGCCTATCGCGTGTTCCTGTTCTTCTCGATCACGCTGTTCGTGATGGGCCAGATGTTCGGCCTGGGGCTCGTGCTGGCGATCTGGACGGCCACGGTGTGGTTCGTCATGCCGCTGGGCAAGTGGACGCACTGGCTGGCCACCAGCCCGCTGATCGCCGACAAGCGCGGCCGCGTGGTGCTGACCAGCCTGGCCGCCGTGGGCCTGGCGGGCCTGATGGTGGGCGCCGTGCCGCTGCCCGACTACCGGCGGGCCAGCGCGGTCGTCGAGAGCGAACAGTTCACGGGCGTATTTGCCGGCAGCGACGGGTTCGTCGACGAGGTGTTCGTGGCCCCGGGCCAGTATGTTGAGGCGGGCCAGCCCATCGCGCGGGCCGAGAATCCGGAGTTGCTGGCCCAGCTCGAGCGGACGATGGGCGCCTTCCGCGAGCTCGAGGCCCGCTTCCGCTCGGCCATGGCCCAGGACGTGCCCGTGGCCGACCTGATGACCGAGCGGCGCGGCGTACTGCTCGAGCGGCTGGCGTTCCTGCAGGAGCGCGTCGACGCCCTGACGATGCGAGCGCCACACGCGGGCACGATCGCCGACGACCCACGCCGGCTGGCCGGCCAGTACGTGCAGCAGGGCGCCCCGGTCTGTACGGTGGTGGCCAGCGACGACATCCGGATCGTCGCGTCGATGGACCAGCGGCAGGCCGACTGGCTGGCGGCCATGAGCTTCGGCGACGACTTCTCGGCCCAGGTCCGCCGGCGCACCCAGCCGGAAGTGGCCTACCCGGTCACCGAGTTCGAGCGTCGCGACGCGGGCGACCGCACGCTGCCGCACCCGGCGCTGGCCGACATCGGCGGTGGCCAGGTCCAGACCGATCGCCGCCAGGACCAGACGCCCCGGGCCACGCGTCCGCGGTTCATCGTCGAGATGGACGCCGACTTCGGGGACAAGGCCGGCCGCCCGCCGCTGCCCGGCGAGCGCGTGGCGGTGCGGTTCGCGTTGCCGCCGCGTCCGTTGCTGGGCCAGTGGGTCGACCGGCTGCGGCAGCTGATCCAGGGACGGATCGATATCTGA
- a CDS encoding MYXO-CTERM sorting domain-containing protein, whose product MQTPITIAALAATAGLASAQTVNINILIDEPLLAPGDSTALTLEASFTTSDYGVAGILTDLVADTTADISGAWSDWALVSPMNGPGTTPGVPDGSGGFQGIIAGQLHFPPAGIYGFPQNPILFWTATFTAPADAAGSRVDLSTRTSRFEVYPDRASSRSESRLDVLVEGAGQIHVVPAPATGAALGLGLLALRRRRR is encoded by the coding sequence ATGCAAACCCCGATCACCATCGCCGCCCTTGCCGCGACCGCCGGCCTGGCGTCGGCCCAGACGGTCAACATCAACATCCTGATCGACGAGCCCCTTCTGGCCCCCGGCGACAGCACCGCCCTCACGCTGGAGGCCTCGTTCACCACCAGCGACTATGGCGTGGCGGGCATCCTGACCGATCTGGTCGCCGACACCACCGCCGACATCTCGGGCGCCTGGAGCGACTGGGCCCTCGTCTCGCCCATGAACGGGCCGGGCACGACCCCGGGCGTCCCCGACGGCTCGGGCGGCTTCCAAGGCATCATCGCCGGCCAGCTGCACTTCCCGCCGGCGGGCATCTACGGCTTCCCGCAGAACCCGATCCTGTTCTGGACCGCCACGTTCACGGCGCCCGCGGACGCGGCCGGCTCCCGCGTGGATCTCTCCACCCGCACCAGCCGCTTCGAGGTGTACCCCGATCGCGCGTCGTCCCGCAGCGAGTCGCGCCTGGACGTCCTGGTCGAGGGCGCGGGCCAGATCCACGTCGTCCCCGCGCCGGCCACCGGCGCCGCGCTGGGGCTGGGCCTGCTCGCGCTGCGCCGCCGCCGCCGCTGA